From one Triticum urartu cultivar G1812 chromosome 3, Tu2.1, whole genome shotgun sequence genomic stretch:
- the LOC125545264 gene encoding probable protein phosphatase 2C 9, producing the protein MAEICCQEAKSPPATAATVATVSASAAAAAVASSVMDRRRRRLELKRFRLASDLEQSAAEYAGARKRPRIPRTVSGPCPDAASASENAERCPRFGFSSVCGRRREMEDAVSIRPGFLPGSGKSHFFGVFDGHGCSHVATTCQELMHEVVAEEHQKAGSGEEPVWKEVMERSFARLDERAANWAITRSSEEPACRCEQKMPSRCDHVGSTAVVAVVSPTQLVVGNAGDSRAVLSRAGVPVALSVDHKPDRPDELERIQAAGGRVIYWDGARVLGVLAMSRAIGDGYLKPFVTAEPEVTVTERSDADECLILASDGLWDVVTNEMACDVARACFRSNGPPEPAAAQAQASGEAKASEGVSKAESDRACSDAAMLLAKLALARGSSDNVSVVVVDLRRGS; encoded by the exons ATGGCCGAGATCTGCTGCCAGGAAGCCAAGTCGCCGCCGGCGACCGCGGCCACGGTGGCCACGGTCTCGGCTTCGGCGGCCGCCGCGGCCGTCGCCTCGTCGGTGATGGACAGGCGGCGGCGCAGGCTGGAGCTGAAGCGCTTCCGCCTCGCGAGCGACCTCGAGCAGTCGGCCGCGGAGTACGCCGGCGCCCGCAAGCGGCCGAGGATACCGCGTACGGTGTCCGGCCCGTGCCCCGACGCTGCCTCGGCGTCCGAGAACGCGGAGCGTTGCCCGAGGTTCGGGTTCTCCTCGGTGTGCGGCCGTCGTCGCGAGATGGAGGACGCCGTCTCCATCAGGCCCGGTTTCTTGCCCGGCTCCGGCAAGTCCCACTTCTTCGGCGTCTTCGATGGCCACGGCTGCTCACAC GTGGCGACGACGTGCCAGGAGCTGATGCATGAGGTGGTGGCGGAGGAGCACCAGAAGGCGGGGTCCGGCGAGGAGCCTGTGTGGAAGGAGGTGATGGAGAGGAGCTTCGCGCGGCTGGACGAGCGGGCCGCGAACTGGGCGATCACCCGCAGCAGCGAGGAGCCCGCCTGCCGCTGCGAGCAGAAGATGCCCTCGCGGTGCGACCACGTGGGATCCACCGCCGTCGTGGCCGTCGTCAGCCCGACCCAGCTCGTCGTGGGCAACGCCGGCGACTCCCGTGCCGTCCTTTCCCGCGCCGGCGTCCCCGTTGCACTCTCCGTCGACCACAAG CCTGACCGGCCGGACGAGCTGGAGCGCATCCAGGCGGCGGGCGGGCGCGTCATCTACTGGGACGGCGCGCGGGTGCTCGGCGTCCTCGCCATGTCTCGAGCCATAG GGGATGGCTACCTGAAGCCGTTCGTGACGGCGGAGCCGGAGGTGACCGTGACGGAGCGCAGCGACGCCGACGAGTGCCTGATCCTGGCCAGCGACGGGCTGTGGGACGTGGTGACCAACGAGATGGCGTGCGACGTCGCGAGGGCGTGCTTCCGGAGCAACGGCCCACCAGAGCCGGCCGCGGCTCAGGCGCAGGCGAGCGGCGAGGCCAAGGCGAGCGAGGGGGTGAGCAAGGCGGAGTCCGACCGGGCGTGCTCCGACGCGGCCATGCTGCTGGCGAAGCTGGCGCTGGCGCGGGGGAGCTCCGACAACGTGAGCGTCGTGGTCGTGGATCTGCGCCGGGGATCGTGA